The window CCGGGCGGCACGTTGGGGATCTCGAAGGTCCCGTCGGAGTTGCATCTCTTGGCGAACACCCCTCTTCCGGCAGGCCCGAGGTTCAGGCCGACCCACGGGGTGGTGTGCCCGAACGGGGCGCCGTTATAAAAGGCATAGTCCGGCGGTCGGGAGAGGTGGAGGTTCACGACCTGGCCCGTGATGCTGCTCCCGCCGGTGAGAACCGTCGTGTCGTTCATCGGGCTCACGAATCCGAAGAAGACATGCCAGCCCGGGGGGCCGAACTCCGCGAAGAAAGGAGGTTCGTTGGCCTTGACCCAGGCGTCGATAACCCTGGTGCCCTCGATCGTGGAGGTCTGGGCCCAGTTCGTGCCCGGAGGCGGCACGGCGAGGATCCCGTACTTCCCGGGTGCGAGATTCTTGATGACCGCCTCCCCGTTCGCATCGGTGAGCACATAGCCGTTCCCCATCATCGCCACGGTGCCGTCCGGATTGTAGGTGGTCCCGATGGGGTTGCCGAAGGCGTCCATCATCATGGCGCCGGCCGACATCCCGTACCGGCCGCCTGCGTCTTCCACGATGATCTTGAAGCCGGCGAGCCCTACTTCCTGGGGAAGATCCGGCGCATTGTTGATGGGGAAGTTGTCCTCGAAGACGAAGACCGTGATCTGCGCCGTCGGGAGCGGCAGGGCGTTCAGGTAGACCGGCACATCTATTTCTCCCCCTGTGAGCGCCGCCGCGCCGATGCTCCAACTTCCCGAGTCTTTGGGAATGACGGAGACGTAGTAGGATTTCAAGGGATCCAGCGTGACAGTCATGGCATCGGGATCGACACCTTGTTCGTCTCCCACATCTCCCCACAAGACGGTCCAGGTTTCATCCCCCTGGGCGACGACCGGCATATAGCTCCGGTGAAAACTCAATGCCAGGGTGTCGGGATCGGGGGTGCCCGGAGTCGTCCGGTAGGTCAGATCCTCCTCGATGACCCAGCGGTACGCTGTCAAAGGCACCGGCGTCAGGGGTTTTTGAAGGGAATCGCGGGGTACGCCCTTCACTTCGAATACGGCCGCTTGAGCCCCCGCAAACGTCCAGGTTTGCAGAAAAAGGAAAACAGCGGCGAGGACCATCAGCCACCCGCCGGTTTTCCACCTTTCTTTCCGATTTCCCATACTTCTTCCTCTGTGAACCATGACATCCTCCTTCTCGTTGTTTGCCGCCTTCATCCACCGCCATGAAACCGTTCCGTTTCTCGCTGCCCAACCGGCGACTCCTTCCGGCCGGCAGATCCAGGCGGCCTCCGAGGCCGCCTCTGTCTCCGACGCTGGCGCTCAGACCGTTCACCGCAACGAACCGCCCGGGTCCGAACTGCGCTGAAACAGGAACCGCTGTCACACACCATTCCAGTTTCCAACCCATTCATGGACCGCTTCCTCCGCCAACCGCGCGTAACGTCTGGGCTCGCAGGGTGCCAGGAGAAGGTTCATGGCGCCCTGCAGCACCTTGTACATCTCGGATTGCCTATGCCGCTCGAGATCTTCGAGCGTCTCCCACACCTCGAACAGGCAGACTTCGTCCGGTTCCTCCAAGCTGAAGCAGGGGTCGCAGACGAGACATCCCTTGACCGACCGTATAGAAGGGACCAACGAGACCAGTGTCTGCAGGAGTTCTCTCCTTTTTTCCCGCCCGACTTTCATGTGGAAGGTGATCCAGATCATGAAAACGGATATAGCAAGATGCTGGCCAGAAAAGGCAGGCGGTGCTGAAATCACTTGAATGGCTTTAAAAACAGATACTTATACAATACGGAGAAAGAGCGGATCAAACGCATGAGGAGAGGTTCGGGGTATCCATATTTCGCGAACTATCCATATTTGGAGAGATCAAGAGCAAAAGGCGGGGGTGTTTATTCAGCAGGGTTCACTTCGTGGCGGCGGATGTGGAGTTTTTTCATCCTGGCGCGGAGCGTGCTTGGATGCAGGCCCAGGATGGAAGCTGCACCCTGTTTGCCGTTGATGCGCCAGCGGGTCGCTGTCAGGGTGGAAAGGATATGCTCCCGTTCCACCTGCTCGAGCGTTCTCAAATCGGAATCCTGGGGCTGCGGTTGATTCTCGAGCTTTTCGGCCAATACCAGCGCGGGTCCCTTACCCAGGATCACCGCACGTTCGATGACGTTCTCCAACTCCCGGATGTTGCCGGGCCAATCATATTCCTGAAGCATCCTCATACTCTCAGGATGAATCGATGTGAACCTCTTTCCGAGTTCTCTGCCGTAGCGCTCGACGAAGGCCTCGACCAGCAGAGGGATGTCATCTTTCCGCTGCCTGAGCGGGGGTACGGTCAACGGAAACACGCTCAACCGGTAAAACAGATCCTGTCGAAAACGGCCCGCGCGAACCTCTTCTTCCAGGTTCCGGTTGGTCGTCGCCAGGATCCTCATATCCACCCGGATGGTCTTGGACGAACCCAGGCGCTGAATCTCACCGTGCTGGATCACCCGCAGCAATTTTGCCTGCAATTCCAGCGGCATCTCCCCGATCTCGTCCAGACAGAGCGTCGACCCGTCTGCAGCCTCGAACCGCCCCTCCCGCCGGGCATCGGCCCCGGTGAAGGCTCCCTTCTCGAACCCGAAAAGTTCACTTTCGATCAGGTTGCTCGGCAGGGCGGCGCAATTGACGGTGATCATGAGTTTGTCCCTGCGCGGACTCATCCTGTGGACGGCCGACGCTATCAAGTCCTTCCCCGTGCCGGTTTCACCCATGATCAAGACGGTCTTGTTCGTCGGGGCGACCTGCTCGGCCCGGAAGAGGACATACTTGATGGCGCTGCTCCGGCCGATAATCTGTTCGAATTCGTGCTTCAGCTTCATCTCCTGCCGGAAATAGATGTTCTCCGCCTCCAGGCGGTCTTTGAGGGCCTCGATTTCCGACAAGGCTTTCAAGACCGCTTCTTCGGCCTTTTTCCTCTCTGTTATATCCGTCAAGACAGCGAAACTGCCCACGAACCGCCCATCTTTACTTACGATGGGTTTGGGCGAGACCAGCGTATAAATCACGGATCCATCCTTCCTGGTCCAGGCCAACTCGTACGAACTTCTAACCCCTTCCCTGCGTCGGCTCATCTGGTCGCTCAAGATCTTCCGATTCGCCTCGTCAAGCCACTCCTCGACAGAATGTCCGATGACCTCGCTGCATTCAGCCCCCAACATCGTGCACAATTTCTTGTTGGCATAGGTCCAAATCCCATTCTCGTCCTTTATCCCAAGCCCTTCGTTCATGGTTTCGACCAGTGCACGATAGCGTTCTTCACTCTCTCGCAAAGCTTCTTCCGCAGCCTTCTTCTCGGTGATATCGCGGTTGGTCCCCCGCCGTCCCAGAAAACGGCCCTCCGCATCGAAAACCGGCAGACAGACGTGGGCTATCCAGCGAATGGATCCATCGGGACGGACGATGCGAAATTTGACCTCTCCCTCCAGACGTCTATCTTCGATATGGACCACGTGGCCCCCGAAAAGAGCCTGATCATCAGGATGGATCAGCCTGGAAAACAACTGGGGATCGGAGATGAATTCCTCTGCACCGTGCAGCGTAATTTCTTTGCAGGAAGGCGAAACATAGACAAATCTTCCTCCCTCGTCCACCCACCATTCCCAGTCATAGGTGTTCTCAGCGACGATGCGGTATTTGGTTTCGGAGGCCTGCAAAGCCATTTCGGCCTCTTTCCGCCAGGTGATGTCCTGAAGAATCTCCAGCCTGCACATACTCCCGTCATCACGCGCAACAGGGGTTTCGAAAATTTCATAGGTCTTGCCTGTCCTGGCGGATTGCCACTCCCATTGAACGCTCTTTCCCTCGAACACCTCCTGACTCCTGCACCATGGGCAGACGTCCAGCCGGTCTTCCAAGTATTCATAGCATTTGCGCCGGTCGGGCGGCCCGAACTCCTTTTCGAGGACAGGGTTTACATACTCGATATCGTAGGTCTGGTTGGCGATGTAGACCCCGTAAGGCATCGCTTCCAGGATCGACAACAAGTTGTTCCGCTCGATTTCAAGGCTGCGTTCCGCGTGCCGGCGCTCTTCCACCTCCTTTGAAAGATCCCGGTTGACGCTGACCAAGTCCGCTGTACGCTCCTCTACCTTTCGCTCCAATTCCGCGTGGGCTTTTTTGAGCGCCTCCTCGCTTTCTTTGAGACTCCTGAAAAGGACGGCCTGCGGCTTTGCCACGCCCAACTCGATGATCGCTTTGTAGATGCAGTAAAATGCGGCGATTTTCAGAAAATGACCGAGAAGGTTGGGTTCTCCATACACATCGGTGTAGGCGGAAAAGAACAGTTCCGAAAGAATGGTCAAAATTAT is drawn from Desulfatiglans anilini DSM 4660 and contains these coding sequences:
- a CDS encoding putative quinol monooxygenase, whose translation is MIWITFHMKVGREKRRELLQTLVSLVPSIRSVKGCLVCDPCFSLEEPDEVCLFEVWETLEDLERHRQSEMYKVLQGAMNLLLAPCEPRRYARLAEEAVHEWVGNWNGV
- a CDS encoding sigma-54-dependent Fis family transcriptional regulator, which gives rise to MTVDRREGRSYALMIVSALVFGGLYLTSLYSYLLFHALSEIFSTAVAAAIFLLVWNARRSLDNYYLLLLGVAYLFIGGLDLVHTLAYRGMGVFPDHDEDLATQLWIAARYLQSLSLLIAPFFVEKRPNLKAALAAYATVVALLLSSIFFWDVFPTCYVPGEGLTLFKIASEFIIGLILLGAIILLLKKRERFDPAVFRLLIVSIILTILSELFFSAYTDVYGEPNLLGHFLKIAAFYCIYKAIIELGVAKPQAVLFRSLKESEEALKKAHAELERKVEERTADLVSVNRDLSKEVEERRHAERSLEIERNNLLSILEAMPYGVYIANQTYDIEYVNPVLEKEFGPPDRRKCYEYLEDRLDVCPWCRSQEVFEGKSVQWEWQSARTGKTYEIFETPVARDDGSMCRLEILQDITWRKEAEMALQASETKYRIVAENTYDWEWWVDEGGRFVYVSPSCKEITLHGAEEFISDPQLFSRLIHPDDQALFGGHVVHIEDRRLEGEVKFRIVRPDGSIRWIAHVCLPVFDAEGRFLGRRGTNRDITEKKAAEEALRESEERYRALVETMNEGLGIKDENGIWTYANKKLCTMLGAECSEVIGHSVEEWLDEANRKILSDQMSRRREGVRSSYELAWTRKDGSVIYTLVSPKPIVSKDGRFVGSFAVLTDITERKKAEEAVLKALSEIEALKDRLEAENIYFRQEMKLKHEFEQIIGRSSAIKYVLFRAEQVAPTNKTVLIMGETGTGKDLIASAVHRMSPRRDKLMITVNCAALPSNLIESELFGFEKGAFTGADARREGRFEAADGSTLCLDEIGEMPLELQAKLLRVIQHGEIQRLGSSKTIRVDMRILATTNRNLEEEVRAGRFRQDLFYRLSVFPLTVPPLRQRKDDIPLLVEAFVERYGRELGKRFTSIHPESMRMLQEYDWPGNIRELENVIERAVILGKGPALVLAEKLENQPQPQDSDLRTLEQVEREHILSTLTATRWRINGKQGAASILGLHPSTLRARMKKLHIRRHEVNPAE